A region of Peromyscus maniculatus bairdii isolate BWxNUB_F1_BW_parent chromosome 7, HU_Pman_BW_mat_3.1, whole genome shotgun sequence DNA encodes the following proteins:
- the LOC102917693 gene encoding alpha-mannosidase 2C1 isoform X1, producing the protein MAAAPFLKHWRTTFERVEKFVSPIYFTDCNLRGRLFGDSCPVTLSSFLKRERIPYEEAVQKNFSPAQVGDSFGPTWWTCWFRVELVIPEAWVGQEVHLCWESDGESLVWRDGEPVQGLTKEGEKTSYVLTNKLGEGDPRSLTLFVEVACNGLLGAGKGSMIAAPDPEKMFQLSKAELAVFHRDVHKLLVDLELLLGVAKGLGEDNQRSFQALYTANQIVNVCDPAQPETYLAAKALASKFFGQHGGESQHTIHAMGHCHIDTAWLWPFKETVRKCARSWSTTVKLMEQNTEFVFVCSQAQQLEWVKSHYPGLHTRLQEFACRGQFVPVGGTWVEMDGNLPSGESMVRQFLQGQNFFLQEFGKMCSEFWLPDTFGYSAQLPQIMRGCGIKRFLTQKLSWNLVNSFPHHTFFWEGLDGSRVLVHFPPGDSYGMQGRVEEVLKTVTNNRDKGRTNHSGFLFGFGDGGGGPTQTMLDRLKRLGNTDGLPRVQLSSPGQLFTALEKDSGQLCTWVGELFLELHNGTYTTHAQLKKMNRECEQILHDVELLSSLALARSAQFLYPAAQLEHLWRLLLLNQFHDVLTGSCIQLVVEDAMNYYEDIRSHGSTLLSTAAAALCAGEPGPEGLLIINTLPWKRTEVLTLPKPGGAHSLALVTVPSVGYAPAPSPTSPQPLMPQQPVFVVQEADGSVTLDNGIIRVRLDPTGCLTSLVLVASGREAIAEGALGNQFVLFDDVPLYWDAWDVMDYHLETRKPVRGQAGTLAVGTEGGLRGSAWFLLQISPTSRLSQEVVLDIGCPYVRFHTEVHWHEAHKFLKVEFPARIRSPQATYEIQFGHLQRPTHYNTSWDWARYEVWAHRWIDLSECGFGLALLNNCKYGASVRGNVLSLSLLRAPKAPDVTADMGRHEFTYALMPHKGSFQEAGVINAAYNLNFPLLALPAPGPAPATTWSAFSVSSPAVVLETIKQAEKSPQHHRTLVLRLYEAHGSHVDCWLYTSLPVQEAILCDLLEQRDPTGHLSLRDNRLKLTFSPFQVRSLLLTLQPPPN; encoded by the exons ATGGCCGCGGCGCCGTTCTTGAAGCATTGGCGGACTACTTTTGAGCGGGTGGAGAAGTTCGTGTCTCCGATCTACTTCACCGACTGTAACCTCCGCGGCAG GCTCTTCGGGGACAGCTGCCCGGTGACACTGTCCAGCTTCCTAAAGCGGGAGAGGATCCCCTATGAGGAAGCGGTGCAGAAGAACTTCAGCCCTGCGCAGGTCGGCGACAGCTTCGGACCCAC ATGGTGGACCTGCTGGTTCCGGGTAGAACTGGTCATCCCCGAAGCATGGGTGGGCCAGGAAGTCCATCTTTGCTGGGAAAGTGATGGAGAAAGCCTTGTCTGGCGTGATGGAGAACCTGTCCAG GGTTTGACCAAAGAGGGTGAAAAGACCAGTTATGTCCTGACCAATAAGCTGGGAGAAGGAGACCCCCGGAG CTTGACCCTCTTCGTGGAAGTAGCCTGCAATGGGCTTCTGGGGGCCGGGAAGGGAAGCATGATTGCAGCCCCTGACCCTGAGAAGATGTTCCAACTGAGCAAAGCTGAGCTGGCTGTGTTCCACCGTGATGTCCACAAGCTCCTGGTGGACCTGGAGCTGCTGCTGGGTGTGGCCAAG GGCCTCGGGGAGGACAACCAGCGCAGTTTCCAGGCCTTGTATACAGCCAATCAGATCGTGAATGTGTGTGACCCCGCCCAGCCTGAGACCTACTTAGCAGCCAAGGCCCTGGCCTCCAAGTTCTTTGGCCAACATGGAGGTGAAAGTCAACATACCATCCATGCCATGGGTCACTGCCACATTGATACAG CCTGGCTTTGGCCCTTCAAGGAGACTGTCCGGAAGTGTGCCCGGAGCTGGTCGACAACAGTCAAGCTCATGGAGCAGAACACTGAGTTCGTCTTCGTCTGCTCTCAG GCTCAACAGCTCGAGTGGGTTAAGAGCCACTACCCTGGCCTGCACACCCGGCTCCAGGAGTTTGCCTGCCGTGGACAGTTCGTGCCTGTGGGGGGCACCTGGGTAGAAATG GACGGGAACCTTCCCAGTGGAGAGTCCATGGTGAGGCAGTTCCTACAGGGCCAGAACTTCTTTCTGCAGGAGTTTGGGAAGATGTGCTCTGAG TTCTGGCTGCCAGATACATTTGGTTACTCAGCACAGCTCCCCCAGATCATGCGTGGCTGTGGCATCAAACGCTTCCTGACACAGAAACTGAGCTGGAACTTGGTCAACTCCTTCCCA CACCATACCTTTTTCTGGGAGGGGCTGgatggctcccgagtgctggtacaCTTCCCACCTGGAGACTCATACGGAATGCAGGGCCGTgtggaggag GTGCTGAAGACCGTGACCAACAACCGAGACAAGGGGCGGACCAACCACAGTGGCTTCCTCTTTGGCTTCGGGGATGGCGGTGGTGGCCCCACACAGACCATGCTGGACCGCTTGAAGCGGTTGGGCAATACTGATGGGCTGCCCAG GGTGCAGCTGTCTTCTCCTGGACAGCTCTTCACAGCACTGGAGAAAGACTCGGGGCAGCTGTGCACATGGGTTGGGGAACTCTTCCTGGAACTGCACAATGGCACCTACACCACCCATGCCCAG CTCAAGAAGATGAATCGGGAGTGTGAGCAAATCCTTCATGACGTGGAGCTGCTGAGCAGCCTGGCCCTCGCCCGCAGTGCCCAGTTCCTGTACCCAGCAGCCCAGCTGGAGCACCTCTGGAG GCTCCTGCTCCTCAACCAGTTCCATGATGTGCTGACCGGAAGCTGCATCCAGCTGGTGGTGGAAGATGCCATGAACTACTATGAAG ACATCCGTTCCCATGGCAGTACACTGCTCAGCACTGCAGCCGCGGCCTTGTGTGCTGGGGAGCCAGGTCCCGAGGGCCTCCTCATTATCAACACATTGCCCTGGAAGCGCACGGAAGTGTTGACCCTGCCCAAGCCTGGTGGGGCTCACAGCCTAG CCCTGGTGACAGTGCCCAGTGTGGGCTATGCCCCTGCTCCCAGCCCTACGTCCCCGCAGCCCCTGATGCCCCAGCAGCCTGTGTTTGTGGTGCAGGAG GCTGATGGTTCTGTGACTCTGGACAACGGCATCATCCGGGTGAGACTGGATCCAACCGGCTGCCTTACTTCTCTGGTCCTGGTGGCTTCTGGCAG GGAGGCCATTGCTGAGGGTGCCCTGGGGAACCAGTTTGTGCTGTTCGATGATGTACCACTGTACTGGGATGCGTGGGATGTCATGGATTATCATCTGGAGACGCG GAAGCCTGTGCGGGGCCAGGCAGGGACCCTGGCGGTAGGCACTGAAGGTGGCCTTCGGGGCAGTGCCTGGTTTCTGCTGCAGATCAGCCCCACGAGTCGGCTCAGCCAGGAGGTTGTGCTGGACATTGGTTGTCCCTATGTCCGCTTCCACACTGAG GTGCACTGGCATGAGGCCCACAAGTTCCTGAAGGTGGAGTTCCCTGCTCGCATACGGAGCCCCCAGGCTACCTACGAGATCCAGTTTGGGCACCTTCAGAGACCTACCCACTATAACACCTCTTGGGACTGGGCTCGATATGAG GTGTGGGCGCACCGCTGGATAGATCTGTCTGAGTGTGGCTTTGGGCTGGCCCTGCTTAACAACTGCAAGTATGGAGCGTCGGTCCGAGGCAACGTCCTCAGCCTCTCgct ctTGCGTGCACCCAAGGCCCCGGATGTTACTGCTGACATGGGGCGCCATGAATTCACTTATGCCTTGATGCCACACAAGG GTTCCTTCCAAGAAGCTGGTGTCATCAATGCTGCCTACAACCTCAACTTCCCCCTGCTGGCACTGCCAGCTCCAGGCCCGGCCCCTGCCACCACCTGGAGTGCCTTTTCTGTGTCTTCGCCAGCAGTAGTGTTGGAGACCATCAAGCAG GCCGAGAAGAGCCCCCAGCACCACCGCACACTGGTCCTAAGGCTGTACGAGGCCCACGGCAGCCACGTGGACTGCTGGCTGTACACATCTTTGCCCGTTCAGGAGGCCATCCT ctGTGACCTCCTGGAGCAGCGAGACCCTACAGGTCACCTGTCCCTGCGGGACAACCGCCTGAAGCTCACCTTTTCTCCCTTTCAAGTGAGGTCCCTGTTGCTCACGCTGCAGCCTCCCCCGAACTGA
- the LOC102917693 gene encoding alpha-mannosidase 2C1 isoform X3 — protein MAAAPFLKHWRTTFERVEKFVSPIYFTDCNLRGRLFGDSCPVTLSSFLKRERIPYEEAVQKNFSPAQVGDSFGPTWWTCWFRVELVIPEAWVGQEVHLCWESDGESLVWRDGEPVQGLTKEGEKTSYVLTNKLGEGDPRSLTLFVEVACNGLLGAGKGSMIAAPDPEKMFQLSKAELAVFHRDVHKLLVDLELLLGVAKGLGEDNQRSFQALYTANQIVNVCDPAQPETYLAAKALASKFFGQHGGESQHTIHAMGHCHIDTAWLWPFKETVRKCARSWSTTVKLMEQNTEFVFVCSQAQQLEWVKSHYPGLHTRLQEFACRGQFVPVGGTWVEMDGNLPSGESMVRQFLQGQNFFLQEFGKMCSEFWLPDTFGYSAQLPQIMRGCGIKRFLTQKLSWNLVNSFPHHTFFWEGLDGSRVLVHFPPGDSYGMQGRVEEVLKTVTNNRDKGRTNHSGFLFGFGDGGGGPTQTMLDRLKRLGNTDGLPRVQLSSPGQLFTALEKDSGQLCTWVGELFLELHNGTYTTHAQLKKMNRECEQILHDVELLSSLALARSAQFLYPAAQLEHLWRLLLLNQFHDVLTGSCIQLVVEDAMNYYEDIRSHGSTLLSTAAAALCAGEPGPEGLLIINTLPWKRTEVLTLPKPGGAHSLGLVPSPGDSAQCGLCPCSQPYVPAAPDAPAACVCGAGGKSQRPPMGTLPPKADGSVTLDNGIIRVRLDPTGCLTSLVLVASGREAIAEGALGNQFVLFDDVPLYWDAWDVMDYHLETRKPVRGQAGTLAVGTEGGLRGSAWFLLQISPTSRLSQEVVLDIGCPYVRFHTEVHWHEAHKFLKVEFPARIRSPQATYEIQFGHLQRPTHYNTSWDWARYEVWAHRWIDLSECGFGLALLNNCKYGASVRGNVLSLSLLRAPKAPDVTADMGRHEFTYALMPHKGSFQEAGVINAAYNLNFPLLALPAPGPAPATTWSAFSVSSPAVVLETIKQAEKSPQHHRTLVLRLYEAHGSHVDCWLYTSLPVQEAILCDLLEQRDPTGHLSLRDNRLKLTFSPFQVRSLLLTLQPPPN, from the exons ATGGCCGCGGCGCCGTTCTTGAAGCATTGGCGGACTACTTTTGAGCGGGTGGAGAAGTTCGTGTCTCCGATCTACTTCACCGACTGTAACCTCCGCGGCAG GCTCTTCGGGGACAGCTGCCCGGTGACACTGTCCAGCTTCCTAAAGCGGGAGAGGATCCCCTATGAGGAAGCGGTGCAGAAGAACTTCAGCCCTGCGCAGGTCGGCGACAGCTTCGGACCCAC ATGGTGGACCTGCTGGTTCCGGGTAGAACTGGTCATCCCCGAAGCATGGGTGGGCCAGGAAGTCCATCTTTGCTGGGAAAGTGATGGAGAAAGCCTTGTCTGGCGTGATGGAGAACCTGTCCAG GGTTTGACCAAAGAGGGTGAAAAGACCAGTTATGTCCTGACCAATAAGCTGGGAGAAGGAGACCCCCGGAG CTTGACCCTCTTCGTGGAAGTAGCCTGCAATGGGCTTCTGGGGGCCGGGAAGGGAAGCATGATTGCAGCCCCTGACCCTGAGAAGATGTTCCAACTGAGCAAAGCTGAGCTGGCTGTGTTCCACCGTGATGTCCACAAGCTCCTGGTGGACCTGGAGCTGCTGCTGGGTGTGGCCAAG GGCCTCGGGGAGGACAACCAGCGCAGTTTCCAGGCCTTGTATACAGCCAATCAGATCGTGAATGTGTGTGACCCCGCCCAGCCTGAGACCTACTTAGCAGCCAAGGCCCTGGCCTCCAAGTTCTTTGGCCAACATGGAGGTGAAAGTCAACATACCATCCATGCCATGGGTCACTGCCACATTGATACAG CCTGGCTTTGGCCCTTCAAGGAGACTGTCCGGAAGTGTGCCCGGAGCTGGTCGACAACAGTCAAGCTCATGGAGCAGAACACTGAGTTCGTCTTCGTCTGCTCTCAG GCTCAACAGCTCGAGTGGGTTAAGAGCCACTACCCTGGCCTGCACACCCGGCTCCAGGAGTTTGCCTGCCGTGGACAGTTCGTGCCTGTGGGGGGCACCTGGGTAGAAATG GACGGGAACCTTCCCAGTGGAGAGTCCATGGTGAGGCAGTTCCTACAGGGCCAGAACTTCTTTCTGCAGGAGTTTGGGAAGATGTGCTCTGAG TTCTGGCTGCCAGATACATTTGGTTACTCAGCACAGCTCCCCCAGATCATGCGTGGCTGTGGCATCAAACGCTTCCTGACACAGAAACTGAGCTGGAACTTGGTCAACTCCTTCCCA CACCATACCTTTTTCTGGGAGGGGCTGgatggctcccgagtgctggtacaCTTCCCACCTGGAGACTCATACGGAATGCAGGGCCGTgtggaggag GTGCTGAAGACCGTGACCAACAACCGAGACAAGGGGCGGACCAACCACAGTGGCTTCCTCTTTGGCTTCGGGGATGGCGGTGGTGGCCCCACACAGACCATGCTGGACCGCTTGAAGCGGTTGGGCAATACTGATGGGCTGCCCAG GGTGCAGCTGTCTTCTCCTGGACAGCTCTTCACAGCACTGGAGAAAGACTCGGGGCAGCTGTGCACATGGGTTGGGGAACTCTTCCTGGAACTGCACAATGGCACCTACACCACCCATGCCCAG CTCAAGAAGATGAATCGGGAGTGTGAGCAAATCCTTCATGACGTGGAGCTGCTGAGCAGCCTGGCCCTCGCCCGCAGTGCCCAGTTCCTGTACCCAGCAGCCCAGCTGGAGCACCTCTGGAG GCTCCTGCTCCTCAACCAGTTCCATGATGTGCTGACCGGAAGCTGCATCCAGCTGGTGGTGGAAGATGCCATGAACTACTATGAAG ACATCCGTTCCCATGGCAGTACACTGCTCAGCACTGCAGCCGCGGCCTTGTGTGCTGGGGAGCCAGGTCCCGAGGGCCTCCTCATTATCAACACATTGCCCTGGAAGCGCACGGAAGTGTTGACCCTGCCCAAGCCTGGTGGGGCTCACAGCCTAG GCCTTGTCCCCAGCCCTGGTGACAGTGCCCAGTGTGGGCTATGCCCCTGCTCCCAGCCCTACGTCCCCGCAGCCCCTGATGCCCCAGCAGCCTGTGTTTGTGGTGCAGGAGGTAAGTCCCAGCGGCCTCCAATGGG GACTCTCCCACCCAAGGCTGATGGTTCTGTGACTCTGGACAACGGCATCATCCGGGTGAGACTGGATCCAACCGGCTGCCTTACTTCTCTGGTCCTGGTGGCTTCTGGCAG GGAGGCCATTGCTGAGGGTGCCCTGGGGAACCAGTTTGTGCTGTTCGATGATGTACCACTGTACTGGGATGCGTGGGATGTCATGGATTATCATCTGGAGACGCG GAAGCCTGTGCGGGGCCAGGCAGGGACCCTGGCGGTAGGCACTGAAGGTGGCCTTCGGGGCAGTGCCTGGTTTCTGCTGCAGATCAGCCCCACGAGTCGGCTCAGCCAGGAGGTTGTGCTGGACATTGGTTGTCCCTATGTCCGCTTCCACACTGAG GTGCACTGGCATGAGGCCCACAAGTTCCTGAAGGTGGAGTTCCCTGCTCGCATACGGAGCCCCCAGGCTACCTACGAGATCCAGTTTGGGCACCTTCAGAGACCTACCCACTATAACACCTCTTGGGACTGGGCTCGATATGAG GTGTGGGCGCACCGCTGGATAGATCTGTCTGAGTGTGGCTTTGGGCTGGCCCTGCTTAACAACTGCAAGTATGGAGCGTCGGTCCGAGGCAACGTCCTCAGCCTCTCgct ctTGCGTGCACCCAAGGCCCCGGATGTTACTGCTGACATGGGGCGCCATGAATTCACTTATGCCTTGATGCCACACAAGG GTTCCTTCCAAGAAGCTGGTGTCATCAATGCTGCCTACAACCTCAACTTCCCCCTGCTGGCACTGCCAGCTCCAGGCCCGGCCCCTGCCACCACCTGGAGTGCCTTTTCTGTGTCTTCGCCAGCAGTAGTGTTGGAGACCATCAAGCAG GCCGAGAAGAGCCCCCAGCACCACCGCACACTGGTCCTAAGGCTGTACGAGGCCCACGGCAGCCACGTGGACTGCTGGCTGTACACATCTTTGCCCGTTCAGGAGGCCATCCT ctGTGACCTCCTGGAGCAGCGAGACCCTACAGGTCACCTGTCCCTGCGGGACAACCGCCTGAAGCTCACCTTTTCTCCCTTTCAAGTGAGGTCCCTGTTGCTCACGCTGCAGCCTCCCCCGAACTGA
- the LOC102917693 gene encoding alpha-mannosidase 2C1 isoform X2, with the protein MEKALSGVMENLSSLTLFVEVACNGLLGAGKGSMIAAPDPEKMFQLSKAELAVFHRDVHKLLVDLELLLGVAKGLGEDNQRSFQALYTANQIVNVCDPAQPETYLAAKALASKFFGQHGGESQHTIHAMGHCHIDTAWLWPFKETVRKCARSWSTTVKLMEQNTEFVFVCSQAQQLEWVKSHYPGLHTRLQEFACRGQFVPVGGTWVEMDGNLPSGESMVRQFLQGQNFFLQEFGKMCSEFWLPDTFGYSAQLPQIMRGCGIKRFLTQKLSWNLVNSFPHHTFFWEGLDGSRVLVHFPPGDSYGMQGRVEEVLKTVTNNRDKGRTNHSGFLFGFGDGGGGPTQTMLDRLKRLGNTDGLPRVQLSSPGQLFTALEKDSGQLCTWVGELFLELHNGTYTTHAQLKKMNRECEQILHDVELLSSLALARSAQFLYPAAQLEHLWRLLLLNQFHDVLTGSCIQLVVEDAMNYYEDIRSHGSTLLSTAAAALCAGEPGPEGLLIINTLPWKRTEVLTLPKPGGAHSLALVTVPSVGYAPAPSPTSPQPLMPQQPVFVVQEADGSVTLDNGIIRVRLDPTGCLTSLVLVASGREAIAEGALGNQFVLFDDVPLYWDAWDVMDYHLETRKPVRGQAGTLAVGTEGGLRGSAWFLLQISPTSRLSQEVVLDIGCPYVRFHTEVHWHEAHKFLKVEFPARIRSPQATYEIQFGHLQRPTHYNTSWDWARYEVWAHRWIDLSECGFGLALLNNCKYGASVRGNVLSLSLLRAPKAPDVTADMGRHEFTYALMPHKGSFQEAGVINAAYNLNFPLLALPAPGPAPATTWSAFSVSSPAVVLETIKQAEKSPQHHRTLVLRLYEAHGSHVDCWLYTSLPVQEAILCDLLEQRDPTGHLSLRDNRLKLTFSPFQVRSLLLTLQPPPN; encoded by the exons ATGGAGAAAGCCTTGTCTGGCGTGATGGAGAACCTGTCCAG CTTGACCCTCTTCGTGGAAGTAGCCTGCAATGGGCTTCTGGGGGCCGGGAAGGGAAGCATGATTGCAGCCCCTGACCCTGAGAAGATGTTCCAACTGAGCAAAGCTGAGCTGGCTGTGTTCCACCGTGATGTCCACAAGCTCCTGGTGGACCTGGAGCTGCTGCTGGGTGTGGCCAAG GGCCTCGGGGAGGACAACCAGCGCAGTTTCCAGGCCTTGTATACAGCCAATCAGATCGTGAATGTGTGTGACCCCGCCCAGCCTGAGACCTACTTAGCAGCCAAGGCCCTGGCCTCCAAGTTCTTTGGCCAACATGGAGGTGAAAGTCAACATACCATCCATGCCATGGGTCACTGCCACATTGATACAG CCTGGCTTTGGCCCTTCAAGGAGACTGTCCGGAAGTGTGCCCGGAGCTGGTCGACAACAGTCAAGCTCATGGAGCAGAACACTGAGTTCGTCTTCGTCTGCTCTCAG GCTCAACAGCTCGAGTGGGTTAAGAGCCACTACCCTGGCCTGCACACCCGGCTCCAGGAGTTTGCCTGCCGTGGACAGTTCGTGCCTGTGGGGGGCACCTGGGTAGAAATG GACGGGAACCTTCCCAGTGGAGAGTCCATGGTGAGGCAGTTCCTACAGGGCCAGAACTTCTTTCTGCAGGAGTTTGGGAAGATGTGCTCTGAG TTCTGGCTGCCAGATACATTTGGTTACTCAGCACAGCTCCCCCAGATCATGCGTGGCTGTGGCATCAAACGCTTCCTGACACAGAAACTGAGCTGGAACTTGGTCAACTCCTTCCCA CACCATACCTTTTTCTGGGAGGGGCTGgatggctcccgagtgctggtacaCTTCCCACCTGGAGACTCATACGGAATGCAGGGCCGTgtggaggag GTGCTGAAGACCGTGACCAACAACCGAGACAAGGGGCGGACCAACCACAGTGGCTTCCTCTTTGGCTTCGGGGATGGCGGTGGTGGCCCCACACAGACCATGCTGGACCGCTTGAAGCGGTTGGGCAATACTGATGGGCTGCCCAG GGTGCAGCTGTCTTCTCCTGGACAGCTCTTCACAGCACTGGAGAAAGACTCGGGGCAGCTGTGCACATGGGTTGGGGAACTCTTCCTGGAACTGCACAATGGCACCTACACCACCCATGCCCAG CTCAAGAAGATGAATCGGGAGTGTGAGCAAATCCTTCATGACGTGGAGCTGCTGAGCAGCCTGGCCCTCGCCCGCAGTGCCCAGTTCCTGTACCCAGCAGCCCAGCTGGAGCACCTCTGGAG GCTCCTGCTCCTCAACCAGTTCCATGATGTGCTGACCGGAAGCTGCATCCAGCTGGTGGTGGAAGATGCCATGAACTACTATGAAG ACATCCGTTCCCATGGCAGTACACTGCTCAGCACTGCAGCCGCGGCCTTGTGTGCTGGGGAGCCAGGTCCCGAGGGCCTCCTCATTATCAACACATTGCCCTGGAAGCGCACGGAAGTGTTGACCCTGCCCAAGCCTGGTGGGGCTCACAGCCTAG CCCTGGTGACAGTGCCCAGTGTGGGCTATGCCCCTGCTCCCAGCCCTACGTCCCCGCAGCCCCTGATGCCCCAGCAGCCTGTGTTTGTGGTGCAGGAG GCTGATGGTTCTGTGACTCTGGACAACGGCATCATCCGGGTGAGACTGGATCCAACCGGCTGCCTTACTTCTCTGGTCCTGGTGGCTTCTGGCAG GGAGGCCATTGCTGAGGGTGCCCTGGGGAACCAGTTTGTGCTGTTCGATGATGTACCACTGTACTGGGATGCGTGGGATGTCATGGATTATCATCTGGAGACGCG GAAGCCTGTGCGGGGCCAGGCAGGGACCCTGGCGGTAGGCACTGAAGGTGGCCTTCGGGGCAGTGCCTGGTTTCTGCTGCAGATCAGCCCCACGAGTCGGCTCAGCCAGGAGGTTGTGCTGGACATTGGTTGTCCCTATGTCCGCTTCCACACTGAG GTGCACTGGCATGAGGCCCACAAGTTCCTGAAGGTGGAGTTCCCTGCTCGCATACGGAGCCCCCAGGCTACCTACGAGATCCAGTTTGGGCACCTTCAGAGACCTACCCACTATAACACCTCTTGGGACTGGGCTCGATATGAG GTGTGGGCGCACCGCTGGATAGATCTGTCTGAGTGTGGCTTTGGGCTGGCCCTGCTTAACAACTGCAAGTATGGAGCGTCGGTCCGAGGCAACGTCCTCAGCCTCTCgct ctTGCGTGCACCCAAGGCCCCGGATGTTACTGCTGACATGGGGCGCCATGAATTCACTTATGCCTTGATGCCACACAAGG GTTCCTTCCAAGAAGCTGGTGTCATCAATGCTGCCTACAACCTCAACTTCCCCCTGCTGGCACTGCCAGCTCCAGGCCCGGCCCCTGCCACCACCTGGAGTGCCTTTTCTGTGTCTTCGCCAGCAGTAGTGTTGGAGACCATCAAGCAG GCCGAGAAGAGCCCCCAGCACCACCGCACACTGGTCCTAAGGCTGTACGAGGCCCACGGCAGCCACGTGGACTGCTGGCTGTACACATCTTTGCCCGTTCAGGAGGCCATCCT ctGTGACCTCCTGGAGCAGCGAGACCCTACAGGTCACCTGTCCCTGCGGGACAACCGCCTGAAGCTCACCTTTTCTCCCTTTCAAGTGAGGTCCCTGTTGCTCACGCTGCAGCCTCCCCCGAACTGA